One genomic window of Staphylococcus hsinchuensis includes the following:
- a CDS encoding glycosyltransferase family 2 protein translates to MEKLLSIIVPVYNKELFLKNCIESINNLNIDKNQIEAIFVDDCSNDKSQQIIKSYLNKYDFLKLVIMEVNTGSPAVPRNIGINDAQGKYITFLDADDWLDETGLPKLVKQAQANDADVAFGHSIKHTEKAVTKLGRFTSYKEANHLVPYEINKIFRAVGPPGKIIKTDILKQNHIQFQHYKFGEDKLFFIEAISKCRNASMNPMPVYHVNRFSQNESLVGETSIIEKTECNLEILEEVLKLSLPKSTEFQALSRIIEVDFIARLFNRKRFLKHPNKEIFYQLFDEMLAILDRYNKNGKNYITADKYKNIYQFLINKEYDLLHDYVKLLTKGGNANKFVKDNQIYFAMPEHLRHCIPVKEEMFAVYEGTHFIDHSLKEVIRIYKNSQVHINKVVLMELYNEPNEQEIPYTQEGNYIYLDSETLSQCDFDFNINIIHDEYKPCIVNMNMPNASKNTKLKRQKFKAEFLNKQKTKSKKPAQYFKYQPLKVKVIKKIYQYKDIEFKHRTNHEVNIGDTVNIVDTEFTKKGIPRLITEDGLVITANKAFVDEVIN, encoded by the coding sequence TTGGAAAAATTATTGTCAATTATTGTACCGGTCTACAATAAGGAATTGTTTTTAAAAAATTGTATTGAATCAATTAATAATTTAAATATAGATAAAAACCAAATAGAAGCGATATTTGTTGATGACTGTTCAAATGATAAATCACAACAAATAATTAAATCATATTTAAATAAATATGACTTTTTAAAATTAGTGATCATGGAAGTAAATACAGGTAGTCCTGCAGTACCGAGAAATATTGGTATAAACGATGCACAAGGTAAATATATTACCTTCCTCGATGCAGATGATTGGCTTGATGAAACTGGATTACCAAAATTAGTTAAACAGGCACAAGCAAATGATGCAGATGTGGCTTTTGGCCACAGTATCAAACATACTGAAAAAGCAGTGACGAAGTTAGGAAGATTTACTTCGTATAAAGAAGCAAATCATCTCGTTCCATATGAGATTAATAAAATATTCAGAGCGGTAGGGCCTCCTGGAAAAATTATAAAAACAGATATATTGAAACAAAATCATATTCAGTTTCAACATTATAAATTTGGAGAAGATAAGCTATTTTTTATCGAAGCAATCTCAAAGTGTCGAAACGCTTCTATGAATCCAATGCCTGTATATCATGTCAATCGCTTTAGTCAAAATGAATCACTTGTAGGTGAAACAAGTATTATAGAAAAAACAGAATGTAACTTGGAAATATTGGAAGAAGTGTTGAAATTATCTTTACCAAAATCTACTGAGTTTCAAGCTTTAAGCAGAATTATAGAAGTCGATTTTATAGCAAGACTGTTTAATAGGAAAAGATTTTTAAAACATCCAAATAAGGAAATATTTTATCAACTTTTTGATGAAATGCTAGCTATCCTAGATAGATATAATAAAAACGGTAAGAACTATATAACAGCTGATAAATATAAAAATATTTATCAATTCCTTATAAACAAGGAATATGACTTGTTACATGATTACGTAAAATTGTTAACAAAAGGTGGGAATGCTAATAAGTTTGTAAAAGATAATCAAATTTATTTTGCGATGCCTGAACATTTACGTCATTGTATACCAGTTAAAGAAGAAATGTTTGCAGTATATGAGGGTACACATTTTATAGATCATTCTCTAAAAGAAGTAATAAGGATTTATAAAAATAGCCAAGTTCATATAAATAAAGTTGTATTAATGGAACTTTATAATGAACCAAATGAACAAGAAATTCCATATACACAAGAAGGAAACTATATTTATTTAGATTCTGAGACACTCAGTCAATGTGATTTTGATTTTAATATTAATATTATTCACGATGAGTATAAACCATGTATTGTTAATATGAATATGCCTAATGCAAGTAAAAATACTAAACTGAAAAGACAAAAGTTTAAGGCAGAGTTTTTAAATAAACAAAAAACAAAATCTAAAAAACCTGCTCAATATTTTAAATATCAACCATTAAAAGTTAAAGTTATTAAAAAAATATACCAATATAAAGATATAGAGTTTAAACATAGAACGAATCACGAAGTAAATATTGGCGATACTGTTAATATAGTTGATACTGAATTTACTAAAAAAGGCATTCCTAGACTTATAACAGAAGATGGATTAGTCATTACTGCAAATAAAGCATTCGTCGATGAAGTTATTAATTAA